The Maridesulfovibrio zosterae DSM 11974 genome contains a region encoding:
- a CDS encoding MFS transporter — translation MANADESVEVVARSVQEYIDETPYWADGTEAPSSPMTAMQWRIWLLASAGKFFEGMVVFMTGVALPLIVREFNLSAMEKGVVSAATLFGILVGASVLGGLADHYGRKKMFIVEMVLFTVCLIFLVFSPDFVFLVIFLFGMGLALGCDYPTAHMIISESIPSVDRGRLVLSAFAFQAIGALSGTAVGYIILYKASELSAWRYMYGTAVIPAIFVLVGRFFIPDSGHWLVSKGRIKEAEKALTRLLYRVPSYPKTIKIEQPKINGNDKNGYIKGAYIDLFKAKNIRATILASVPWFLQDLGTYGIGIFTPTILGSVIGAKAVHARNVADLIHNDLLASKGAAFIDVLLIVGIIFAVLLADKVGRIKLQITGFIGCAAGLFIATLSIGAATSSMGMFYLFSGFMLFSFMTNMGPNAITYLLAGEVFPTHIRGKGAGFAASFAKLGAVLTAFLFPILLKNFGTELILYFLVGCSLLGAVVTWFFRIETSGISLEKLE, via the coding sequence ATGGCTAATGCTGATGAGTCTGTTGAGGTCGTAGCTAGATCAGTACAAGAATATATAGATGAAACTCCATATTGGGCTGATGGGACAGAGGCTCCTTCGTCCCCCATGACTGCTATGCAATGGAGAATATGGCTGTTAGCTTCTGCCGGGAAGTTTTTTGAGGGTATGGTTGTTTTCATGACCGGAGTAGCTCTACCACTTATTGTCCGGGAATTTAATCTTTCTGCTATGGAAAAAGGCGTAGTCAGTGCCGCTACGCTTTTTGGAATTCTCGTTGGTGCATCTGTTCTTGGCGGACTGGCTGATCATTACGGCAGAAAGAAAATGTTTATTGTAGAAATGGTCCTGTTTACAGTTTGTCTTATCTTTTTAGTCTTCAGTCCGGATTTTGTTTTTCTGGTAATATTTCTTTTCGGTATGGGGCTTGCCCTCGGGTGTGATTATCCAACTGCACATATGATTATTTCTGAGAGTATACCAAGCGTTGATCGTGGTCGACTTGTTCTCAGTGCATTTGCTTTTCAGGCAATAGGAGCACTTAGCGGGACAGCAGTTGGCTACATTATCCTTTATAAAGCTTCTGAGCTCAGTGCTTGGAGATACATGTATGGAACAGCAGTGATCCCAGCAATTTTTGTCTTGGTCGGCCGTTTTTTTATTCCTGATAGTGGACATTGGCTGGTTTCAAAAGGCCGTATTAAAGAAGCTGAAAAGGCTTTGACCAGATTGCTATACAGGGTTCCTAGTTATCCAAAAACAATTAAAATTGAGCAGCCAAAAATAAATGGTAATGATAAAAATGGATACATAAAAGGAGCATATATTGATCTCTTTAAGGCAAAAAATATAAGAGCGACAATTCTCGCTTCAGTTCCGTGGTTTCTGCAAGATCTCGGTACATATGGAATTGGTATTTTTACGCCTACTATCCTAGGTTCTGTTATTGGAGCTAAAGCTGTACATGCACGCAATGTGGCGGACCTCATTCATAATGATTTACTTGCGTCCAAGGGGGCGGCGTTTATAGATGTGTTGCTGATTGTCGGTATTATTTTCGCAGTCCTTCTTGCTGACAAGGTAGGACGTATCAAATTGCAGATTACGGGGTTTATCGGGTGTGCAGCTGGGCTTTTTATTGCGACTCTTTCTATAGGAGCTGCTACTTCCTCAATGGGGATGTTTTATCTTTTTAGCGGATTCATGCTTTTCAGCTTCATGACAAACATGGGGCCCAATGCAATTACCTATTTATTGGCCGGTGAAGTTTTTCCAACTCATATTCGTGGAAAGGGTGCAGGCTTTGCAGCTTCTTTTGCAAAACTCGGAGCAGTGCTCACAGCTTTTTTATTTCCCATTTTGCTTAAGAATTTCGGGACTGAATTAATTTTATATTTTCTGGTAGGGTGCTCTTTGCTCGGAGCAGTCGTTACATGGTTTTTTAGAATCGAAACAAGCGGGATTAGTCTTGAAAAATTAGAATAA
- a CDS encoding monovalent cation/H+ antiporter subunit D family protein produces the protein MAVNTEFITSSRVLIPLAITFVAPFLIWFLRNNINRREGVSIWAGILTFLSVLSMVPDVLDGKILKYTLFTILPGINVSFIADGLTFVFALIASLLWVFATSYNIGYMRSMNEHAQTRYYFCFAVAIFGAVGVAFSGNIFTLYLFYEVISVFTYPLVAHHQDDEAFSGARKYMVYLMGTSKLFLLPAMVLTYVLAGTLDFHLGDVVQGIFPPTADPTLVTITYVLYIAGLAKAALMPFHNWLPSAMVAPTPVSALLHAVAVVKAGVFSVSRIILSGFGVDLMDKLGLGLPTAYLAAFTIVAASLIALTKDDIKARLAYSTVSQLSYIIIGVAMLTPEAVQGGLMHIAHHAFSKITLFFGAGSIYVATHLKKISLMDGLGRRMPWTFGAFAIASLSMIGVPPVCGFATKWYLVKGAVTIGQWGLLIALLASTLLNAGYFTPIIYRAFFKAPAEGANIEQYKEAPLCMVIPLFTTALISVWLGLYPQTFLNFINVFGKF, from the coding sequence ATGGCAGTTAATACTGAATTCATAACAAGTTCGCGTGTCTTGATCCCGCTGGCAATCACCTTTGTTGCTCCGTTCCTGATCTGGTTTTTGAGGAACAATATCAACAGACGTGAGGGAGTTTCTATCTGGGCTGGAATACTGACCTTTCTGTCTGTACTCTCAATGGTGCCAGATGTGCTTGACGGGAAAATCCTTAAGTATACTTTGTTCACAATACTTCCGGGCATAAATGTATCATTTATTGCTGACGGACTTACTTTTGTTTTTGCACTTATAGCATCATTACTGTGGGTTTTCGCAACCAGTTATAATATCGGTTATATGCGCAGTATGAATGAGCACGCGCAGACCAGATACTATTTCTGTTTTGCAGTTGCTATTTTCGGCGCAGTTGGTGTTGCTTTTTCTGGTAACATTTTCACCCTTTATCTTTTCTATGAAGTGATTTCTGTATTCACCTATCCTCTAGTTGCGCATCATCAGGATGATGAGGCTTTTTCCGGAGCAAGGAAATACATGGTCTACCTCATGGGAACGTCAAAACTTTTTCTGCTTCCGGCAATGGTACTTACCTATGTGCTGGCGGGAACTCTGGATTTTCATCTGGGTGATGTCGTACAGGGGATTTTCCCTCCGACAGCAGATCCGACTCTGGTTACAATTACTTATGTCTTATATATTGCAGGTCTGGCTAAAGCTGCTCTTATGCCGTTTCATAACTGGCTTCCTTCCGCGATGGTTGCACCTACGCCGGTTTCAGCTTTGCTGCATGCCGTAGCAGTTGTTAAAGCGGGAGTTTTCTCGGTGTCCCGTATAATCCTGTCCGGTTTCGGTGTGGACCTCATGGATAAACTGGGGCTTGGCCTGCCGACTGCTTATCTTGCGGCTTTCACCATTGTGGCGGCTTCGCTTATCGCCCTCACCAAAGATGATATTAAGGCCAGACTGGCTTATTCAACTGTCAGTCAGCTTTCATATATTATAATAGGTGTGGCAATGCTAACACCGGAAGCAGTGCAGGGCGGGCTTATGCATATTGCTCACCATGCGTTTTCAAAGATCACTTTGTTCTTCGGGGCAGGGTCTATCTATGTTGCAACCCACCTTAAGAAAATCAGCCTTATGGACGGGCTTGGACGAAGGATGCCGTGGACCTTCGGAGCCTTTGCAATCGCGTCACTGTCTATGATCGGGGTACCACCTGTATGTGGTTTTGCCACTAAGTGGTATCTGGTCAAAGGGGCTGTCACAATAGGTCAATGGGGGCTTTTAATAGCTTTGCTGGCAAGTACTTTGCTTAATGCCGGATATTTTACTCCAATTATCTACCGTGCCTTTTTTAAGGCTCCGGCGGAAGGGGCAAATATTGAGCAGTATAAAGAAGCTCCCCTGTGTATGGTTATTCCTTTGTTTACTACGGCTCTGATCTCCGTCTGGCTCGGATTGTATCCTCAGACGTTCCTGAACTTTATTAACGTGTTCGGCAAATTCTAA
- a CDS encoding complex I subunit 4 family protein: MQEVAYPVLTSLVFFPLLAAFGLFFLRGDNTVRIYTLVVSVIELALSFPLFAGFKLESAAFQFVERATWVSRWGIEYYLGTDGISFLMVILTIAVLPLCVLCSWTYITTRIKEFHFCLLFMTAACVGVFTSLDLVLFYVFWEAMLIPMYLLIAVWGGPEKKYASLKFFLYTLAGSALLLVAIVAFRVAGGTFAIPELMEKTFSFGFQFWAFLALALAFAIKVPMFPFHTWLPAAHVQAPTAGSVILASVLLKMGTYGFLRFNLPLTPAASEYFAPLMIAISIAGIIYGGVVALGQNDIKKVIAYSSVGHMGFVTLGIFLFNLRGLEGALFQMLNHGITTGGLFMMIGAIYERSHSREISDNLGLGKYMPAYMFFWGLFALSSFGFPGTNSFVGEILVFVGAFEQNPWVGALMVPGAMVAAAYMLRISLKLAWGRPSTWKQWSDLNKREWTYLLIPAVFVFYIGLAPGLCFKVMDASLVKLSNDVQTKSKLVSIENEKPLEMALNSLKGIVK; the protein is encoded by the coding sequence ATGCAAGAAGTAGCTTATCCGGTTCTGACCAGCTTAGTGTTTTTTCCGCTTTTGGCGGCCTTCGGACTGTTTTTTCTCCGGGGTGACAACACTGTGCGGATATATACACTGGTTGTGTCAGTCATAGAACTCGCACTCTCGTTTCCGCTTTTTGCCGGATTCAAACTTGAATCCGCAGCTTTCCAGTTTGTGGAAAGGGCCACATGGGTCTCGAGATGGGGAATTGAATATTATCTGGGTACTGACGGTATCAGCTTTTTAATGGTGATACTGACTATCGCCGTGCTGCCGTTGTGTGTACTCTGTTCATGGACATATATAACCACGAGAATAAAAGAGTTTCATTTCTGTCTGTTGTTCATGACAGCAGCATGTGTGGGAGTCTTTACCTCTCTTGATCTGGTTCTGTTTTATGTTTTTTGGGAAGCAATGCTTATTCCCATGTATCTGCTCATTGCAGTATGGGGTGGTCCTGAAAAGAAATACGCATCTCTTAAGTTCTTCCTTTACACTCTTGCCGGTTCCGCTTTGCTTCTGGTTGCCATCGTAGCCTTCAGAGTTGCCGGAGGAACATTTGCCATTCCTGAACTTATGGAAAAAACATTTTCATTCGGATTTCAGTTCTGGGCATTTCTGGCTCTTGCACTGGCTTTTGCTATCAAGGTTCCCATGTTCCCATTTCATACATGGCTTCCAGCTGCACACGTTCAGGCTCCTACAGCAGGTTCGGTTATTCTGGCTTCTGTATTACTTAAAATGGGAACTTACGGGTTCTTGCGTTTTAACCTGCCTTTGACTCCAGCTGCCAGTGAATACTTTGCTCCGTTAATGATAGCTATTTCTATAGCTGGCATTATCTACGGCGGTGTTGTGGCTTTGGGACAGAACGATATTAAAAAAGTTATCGCCTATTCATCCGTGGGGCATATGGGCTTTGTTACTCTTGGAATATTCCTGTTCAATCTGCGTGGGCTTGAAGGTGCGCTTTTCCAGATGCTTAACCACGGTATCACTACCGGCGGTCTCTTTATGATGATCGGGGCAATATATGAGCGAAGTCACAGCCGTGAAATTAGCGATAACCTTGGACTTGGCAAATACATGCCGGCCTACATGTTCTTCTGGGGATTGTTTGCTCTATCATCCTTCGGTTTTCCGGGGACCAACAGTTTCGTAGGTGAGATTTTGGTTTTCGTAGGTGCATTTGAACAGAATCCTTGGGTTGGAGCTCTTATGGTTCCAGGCGCAATGGTTGCTGCTGCCTACATGCTTCGTATTTCACTTAAATTGGCTTGGGGAAGGCCTTCAACATGGAAACAATGGTCTGACCTTAATAAACGTGAATGGACTTATCTACTTATTCCTGCGGTATTTGTTTTTTATATTGGTTTGGCTCCGGGGCTTTGTTTCAAAGTTATGGATGCATCATTGGTTAAGCTTTCAAATGATGTTCAGACAAAGTCAAAGCTGGTTAGTATCGAGAATGAAAAACCGCTTGAAATGGCTCTCAATTCCCTTAAGGGAATAGTGAAATAA
- a CDS encoding Na(+)/H(+) antiporter subunit D: MTFNGFLHPALAFIALAVALPFFRGRQWKWLLLIPPIIAIVVVFTATMGNFGIIPYLGNTLILGRVDKLSLVFANVFAIQSLIGMIYALHVDDKAHHASAALYVAGAFGCVFAGDYLTLFIFWELMAVASTFLVWLHRTKTSTAAGFRYFLFHMLGGLFLLGGLLLRYSEIGTFAFLPVDPSSVQYYDWLILIGFCVNAAVVPLHAWLPDAYPEATVPGAVFMCAFTTKTAVYVLARGFAGVYVLAVAGTIMAVYGVFYASMENNARRILSYHIVSQVGYMVAGIGIGTAMCLNGAVAHAYAHILYKGLLFMGVGTVLYAVGSADLDKLGGLVGKMPWVVLLYMVGAVSISGMPFFNGFISKTMTITGAAESHHTLLAIGLEIAAVGTFLSVGIKLPYFAFWNKPAPTNIKLNPIPKNMYVAMGIAATLCFAQGVYPKMLYVLLPFPVEYEPYTPWHLLQAAMLLSFTGVGFWIMRKVIIPHHGRNLDFDKLYRFIGNLGIRAVCRPVAWVDSIWTTVYRVIGLKWLMDLAAGSSWFDRNGIDTVVDGTAYTVRNIGRTGAKIQTGRLQDYLGLAVFIALCIYGLVWYFG, from the coding sequence ATGACATTTAACGGTTTCCTTCATCCCGCATTGGCTTTTATAGCTCTGGCAGTGGCGTTGCCTTTCTTCAGAGGGCGTCAGTGGAAATGGCTTTTGCTGATTCCTCCAATTATAGCTATTGTGGTTGTGTTTACTGCAACTATGGGCAATTTCGGGATCATCCCGTATCTGGGCAATACTCTGATTTTAGGCCGGGTGGATAAGCTTTCGCTGGTTTTTGCCAACGTTTTTGCAATTCAGTCTCTCATAGGCATGATTTATGCTTTGCATGTAGATGACAAGGCGCATCATGCTTCGGCGGCTCTATACGTTGCCGGGGCTTTCGGTTGCGTCTTTGCAGGTGACTACCTGACTTTGTTCATCTTCTGGGAGCTTATGGCTGTAGCATCTACCTTTCTCGTCTGGCTGCATCGGACAAAGACTTCCACTGCTGCCGGATTCAGGTATTTTCTATTCCATATGCTGGGTGGACTTTTTCTGCTTGGCGGACTTCTGCTCAGATATTCTGAGATAGGAACTTTTGCTTTTCTGCCTGTAGATCCTTCATCTGTACAATATTATGACTGGCTGATTCTTATTGGTTTTTGCGTTAACGCAGCTGTTGTACCTTTGCATGCATGGCTTCCTGATGCTTATCCCGAAGCAACTGTTCCGGGCGCAGTTTTCATGTGCGCCTTTACTACCAAGACAGCGGTTTATGTTCTGGCAAGAGGATTTGCCGGGGTATATGTATTGGCAGTAGCCGGTACCATCATGGCTGTTTACGGTGTGTTTTACGCGTCTATGGAGAACAATGCCCGCAGGATTTTATCCTACCACATTGTTTCTCAGGTTGGTTACATGGTTGCCGGTATAGGAATCGGTACGGCTATGTGTCTTAACGGGGCAGTAGCTCATGCATACGCACATATCCTGTATAAGGGTTTGCTTTTCATGGGAGTGGGTACGGTGCTTTACGCTGTCGGTTCTGCTGATCTTGATAAGCTTGGTGGACTGGTCGGTAAAATGCCTTGGGTTGTACTACTCTATATGGTCGGCGCAGTTTCCATTTCAGGTATGCCGTTCTTCAATGGATTCATCAGTAAGACCATGACCATCACCGGAGCAGCTGAATCTCATCATACCCTTTTAGCAATCGGTCTTGAAATTGCCGCAGTGGGTACGTTCCTTTCGGTTGGTATCAAGCTGCCTTATTTCGCTTTCTGGAATAAGCCGGCGCCGACGAATATTAAACTGAACCCCATTCCCAAGAACATGTATGTGGCAATGGGGATTGCAGCCACATTATGTTTTGCCCAGGGTGTGTACCCAAAGATGCTTTATGTACTGCTGCCATTCCCCGTTGAGTATGAACCATATACTCCCTGGCATCTCCTTCAGGCCGCTATGCTCCTATCCTTTACCGGAGTCGGTTTCTGGATAATGCGTAAGGTTATCATTCCGCATCATGGTCGTAACCTCGATTTTGACAAGCTTTATCGTTTTATAGGTAACCTTGGTATTCGGGCTGTCTGCCGTCCTGTCGCATGGGTGGATTCAATCTGGACCACTGTCTATCGTGTAATAGGTCTTAAGTGGCTCATGGATTTGGCTGCCGGATCATCATGGTTCGATCGTAATGGAATTGATACTGTTGTAGACGGCACTGCATACACAGTGAGAAATATAGGCAGGACTGGTGCAAAAATACAGACAGGTAGATTACAGGATTATCTAGGTCTGGCTGTGTTTATTGCGCTCTGTATTTACGGACTTGTCTGGTACTTTGGATAA
- a CDS encoding NADH-quinone oxidoreductase subunit N — MNVNPYLFMPELFTFLIIALLFVQAVGSVTMREKVGVWLPIMSGIGVVVALLSVGQEGLVFKGAYRVDPLSQFFKVAIAIGYFITVLNASRQPTLEREKRSDYFLFLAMSTWGLMMLASCVELISMYLALELSSYSLYAVIALRSKSKMAAEAAVKYIMFGAVATALALYGFSYILAGMHTTYLAELVQKTWTFEAAPMAVTGMALFLAGMFYKLALFPFHFWCPDVYEGTSNETAAFVATLPKLGAVVILIRLATMFKPGYDITTLLAVLGALSMTFGNLAALVQKDVKRILGYSSVAHAGYIMIGLVAGTAEGLAAASFYALAYVAMNLTCFWVVSRVSVDGRNLQLDDLNGLHKRAPALAFALAVGAFALVGLPPMAGFMGKLFLFSASWNHGYNWLIIIAGINTAISIYYYLGMVRHAYTKDEDAEVLMPDASTFSCVGAVFLSILVLGLGLMPSNIFDFALQVGTIMP; from the coding sequence ATGAATGTGAATCCATATCTTTTCATGCCGGAACTGTTTACGTTCCTGATCATTGCCCTGTTGTTTGTTCAAGCAGTGGGTAGTGTAACTATGCGTGAGAAAGTTGGCGTCTGGCTCCCGATAATGTCAGGAATAGGTGTGGTGGTCGCCCTATTATCTGTGGGGCAGGAAGGTCTTGTTTTTAAAGGGGCCTATCGTGTTGACCCTCTTTCTCAGTTTTTTAAGGTAGCAATAGCTATCGGTTATTTTATTACGGTACTAAACGCTTCACGGCAGCCTACGCTTGAGAGAGAGAAAAGATCAGATTACTTCCTCTTTCTGGCAATGAGTACATGGGGACTCATGATGCTGGCTTCATGTGTTGAGCTGATCTCTATGTATCTTGCTTTGGAGTTATCCTCGTATTCTCTTTATGCAGTAATTGCACTGCGTTCCAAGAGTAAGATGGCAGCAGAGGCGGCTGTTAAATACATAATGTTCGGAGCCGTGGCGACTGCCCTTGCTCTGTACGGCTTCTCATACATTCTTGCTGGAATGCACACTACATATCTGGCGGAGCTTGTTCAAAAGACTTGGACTTTTGAAGCCGCACCAATGGCAGTAACAGGTATGGCCCTGTTCCTTGCCGGAATGTTTTATAAGCTGGCTTTGTTTCCATTTCATTTCTGGTGTCCAGATGTATACGAAGGAACCAGTAACGAAACTGCGGCTTTTGTAGCAACTCTCCCTAAGCTTGGTGCTGTTGTTATACTTATCCGTCTTGCAACCATGTTCAAGCCCGGCTACGACATTACGACTTTGCTTGCCGTACTTGGTGCATTGTCTATGACCTTTGGTAATCTGGCCGCACTGGTGCAGAAAGATGTTAAGCGTATACTAGGTTATTCATCTGTAGCCCATGCCGGTTACATCATGATCGGTTTAGTGGCAGGGACAGCAGAAGGTCTTGCTGCTGCATCTTTTTATGCCCTAGCTTATGTTGCCATGAACCTGACTTGTTTCTGGGTTGTAAGTAGGGTTTCTGTTGATGGTCGTAATCTGCAACTTGATGATCTTAACGGTCTGCATAAGCGTGCTCCTGCTTTGGCTTTTGCTCTTGCAGTTGGAGCGTTTGCTTTAGTCGGTTTACCTCCGATGGCCGGTTTTATGGGTAAGTTATTCCTCTTCTCGGCAAGCTGGAATCATGGGTACAACTGGTTGATTATAATCGCAGGTATTAACACTGCCATTTCTATTTATTATTATCTCGGAATGGTAAGGCATGCTTATACTAAGGATGAGGATGCTGAAGTGCTTATGCCGGATGCCTCAACATTCAGTTGCGTTGGAGCTGTTTTCTTATCCATTCTGGTTCTTGGTCTGGGTCTTATGCCTTCAAATATATTTGATTTTGCATTGCAGGTAGGGACTATCATGCCTTAG
- a CDS encoding FeoA family protein produces MTTNINLSEILEERSYAILGFDVETSVYAQKLRKMGFVEGTPVGLAPVQISDPMVFEIRGSRVALRKIEAIQIKVKEL; encoded by the coding sequence ATGACTACCAACATCAATCTTTCAGAAATTTTAGAGGAGCGTTCATACGCAATTCTTGGCTTTGATGTAGAGACTTCGGTATATGCCCAGAAATTACGCAAAATGGGTTTTGTTGAAGGAACTCCTGTTGGACTTGCACCAGTCCAGATTTCCGACCCTATGGTTTTTGAAATTCGCGGTAGCCGGGTTGCACTTAGAAAAATTGAAGCTATTCAGATTAAAGTAAAGGAATTGTAA
- the feoB gene encoding ferrous iron transport protein B — MHKIERIAIAGVPNSGKTTLFNALTGANQKVGNWPGVTVEKIEGSFSLSGSTVELVDLPGTYNLSPDTEDQKVAERVIRSGEYDMIINVVDATNLSRNLFLTMDLKERTNQIIILLNMVDVAEKEGLSIDIDKLSKELGLPVIPVTAVDKKSVAAAVKTLSHEAENLPAHNSHPTRQEVRDTVEKYAFIDSIYSKVLKENKDRSLNFTNRVDSIVMNRFMSIPIFLISMFLTFWFAIGLGSVFIDFFDIMAGLIFVDIPTNLLASINAPDWVSIVLAGGIGAGIQTVATFVPVVFFMFLALAILEDFGYMARVAVVADRFMRKIGLPGSAFIPMVVGFGCTVPAVMAARTLSSKRDRFMTIFMAPFMSCGARLPVYALFCVALFGAYSGLAVFLIYLSGLAMAIFTGFLLKNTLFKGTASHFVMDLPLYHIPRTGAVFRSAWLRLRGFIKRAGVIVVSAVFVLSMLNTIGIENGNLSFGNEDSQASILAHAGMAISPVFKPMGITEENWPASVALFTGLFAKEAIVGTVNSLYSSMDMQDAPATDQAAEESDEGLDIGATVSEAFGTIGDGLVGIVTSVDLLGIGLIGEDSATVSEEIGADASVYKHIAANFTIFSAFAYLLFVLMYFPCLAVIGATRQEMGGFYSAIMAMYCTALGWSVATLFYQIAEGRNAVYMAIAVAVLAIIYATLKYLGLKEVEETPQLRPLNL; from the coding sequence ATGCATAAAATTGAAAGGATCGCCATTGCCGGTGTACCAAACAGTGGTAAAACTACACTTTTTAATGCGCTGACCGGTGCAAACCAAAAGGTTGGTAACTGGCCCGGAGTTACAGTAGAAAAGATTGAAGGTTCTTTTTCACTATCAGGTAGCACTGTGGAGCTGGTTGACCTTCCGGGGACTTATAACCTCAGCCCTGATACAGAAGATCAGAAAGTTGCAGAACGTGTGATCAGAAGCGGCGAATATGATATGATCATAAACGTTGTAGACGCGACCAACCTTTCCCGTAATCTGTTCCTGACGATGGATCTTAAGGAACGCACCAATCAGATCATTATACTTCTCAACATGGTTGATGTTGCAGAAAAAGAAGGCTTGTCTATTGACATAGATAAGCTGAGCAAAGAACTGGGCCTACCAGTAATTCCCGTTACCGCGGTAGATAAAAAATCCGTTGCAGCCGCTGTCAAAACTCTCAGCCATGAAGCAGAAAATCTTCCTGCCCACAATTCCCACCCTACACGTCAGGAGGTCAGGGATACTGTTGAAAAATACGCCTTTATTGACAGTATTTACAGTAAAGTTCTTAAAGAAAATAAAGATCGCAGCCTGAACTTCACAAATAGGGTAGACAGCATTGTAATGAACCGCTTCATGTCTATACCAATTTTTCTAATTTCCATGTTCCTGACTTTCTGGTTTGCCATCGGCCTTGGCTCAGTATTCATCGACTTCTTTGATATCATGGCAGGACTTATTTTTGTCGATATTCCAACAAATCTGCTGGCAAGTATCAATGCACCGGACTGGGTTAGCATTGTTTTAGCAGGAGGTATCGGAGCAGGTATCCAGACAGTTGCTACCTTTGTTCCGGTCGTATTCTTCATGTTCCTCGCTTTGGCAATTTTAGAAGATTTTGGCTACATGGCCCGCGTGGCAGTTGTTGCTGACCGATTCATGCGTAAAATAGGTTTGCCAGGATCTGCATTTATCCCAATGGTTGTCGGCTTTGGTTGCACTGTTCCAGCAGTTATGGCTGCCAGAACTCTCTCATCAAAACGTGACCGTTTCATGACCATCTTCATGGCCCCCTTTATGTCATGTGGAGCTCGATTACCTGTTTATGCACTGTTTTGCGTAGCACTCTTCGGTGCATATTCAGGTCTGGCTGTATTTTTAATTTATCTGTCAGGTCTTGCTATGGCTATTTTCACCGGTTTCTTACTGAAAAACACTCTCTTTAAAGGCACTGCATCTCATTTTGTGATGGACCTGCCTCTCTACCATATCCCTAGAACCGGGGCAGTATTCAGAAGTGCATGGTTGCGTCTCAGAGGTTTTATCAAACGCGCCGGTGTCATCGTTGTCAGCGCAGTTTTTGTTCTATCTATGCTGAACACCATTGGCATTGAAAACGGAAACTTATCATTCGGTAACGAAGATTCACAGGCTTCCATCCTTGCACATGCGGGTATGGCAATTTCTCCAGTATTCAAACCCATGGGAATCACCGAAGAAAACTGGCCGGCATCGGTAGCCCTCTTCACAGGACTCTTCGCCAAGGAAGCAATCGTAGGTACAGTAAATTCACTATACTCTTCAATGGATATGCAGGATGCACCTGCAACGGACCAAGCTGCAGAAGAGTCAGATGAAGGACTCGATATCGGCGCAACAGTCAGCGAAGCATTCGGAACTATAGGAGACGGACTTGTCGGCATCGTAACCTCAGTTGATTTGCTTGGAATAGGACTGATTGGAGAAGACAGTGCAACGGTATCAGAAGAAATTGGAGCAGATGCCTCTGTTTACAAGCACATTGCTGCAAACTTCACAATATTCTCAGCCTTCGCATACCTTCTGTTTGTCCTGATGTACTTCCCCTGCCTTGCAGTTATCGGTGCGACAAGACAAGAAATGGGCGGTTTCTACTCAGCAATCATGGCAATGTACTGCACGGCTTTAGGCTGGTCAGTAGCAACCTTGTTCTATCAGATAGCTGAAGGCAGAAATGCTGTATACATGGCAATAGCTGTAGCAGTCTTAGCAATTATTTATGCAACCCTTAAATATCTTGGGCTGAAAGAAGTAGAAGAAACTCCTCAACTCAGACCACTTAACCTTTAA